The segment ATGAAGCCAAGGAAAACCTGCAGGAGATCGTGGATTACCTGCACGATCCCGGCAAGTACGAGAGCATTGGTGCATCCATGCCCAAGGGCATCCTGCTGGTGGGCCCTCCGGGCACCGGCAAGACCATGCTGGCCAAGGCCGTGGCAGGCGAATCCAACGTGCCCTTCTTCTCCATTTCCGGCTCGGAGTTCGTGGAGATGTTCGTGGGCATGGGCGCGTCCAAGGTGCGCGACCTGTTCCGGCAGGCAAAGGAAAAGGCCCCCTGCATCGTGTTCATTGATGAGATCGATGCCATCGGCCAGAAGCGCAACAGCGGCAATCTCGGCGGCAACGATGAGCGTGAGCAGACTTTGAATCAGCTGCTCACCGAGATGGACGGCTTTGAGGGCAACACCGGTGTTATCATTCTGGCGGCCACCAACCGCCCGGATTCGCTGGACCCGGCCCTGACCCGTCCCGGACGTTTTGACCGCCGCGTGCCGGTGGAGCTGCCCGACCTCAAGGGCCGCGAAGAGATTTTGAAAGTGCACGCCAAAAAGGTGGCGCTGGCCCCGGGCATCGACTTCAACACCGTGGCCCGCATGGCCTCCGGCGCCTCCGGTGCGGAACTTGCCAACATCGTCAACGAAGCAGCCCTGCGCGCCGTGCGTGCAGGCCGCAAGAGCGTGACGCAGGCCGATCTGGAGGAGAGCATCGAGGTGGTCATTGCAGGCTACCAGAAGAAAAACTCCATCCTGACCGATAAGGAAAAGTGCATCGTGGCCTACCACGAGATCGGCCATGCACTGGTGGCGGCCAAGCAATCCAACTCTGCCCCTGTGCAGAAGATCACCATTATCCCCCGCACTTCCGGCGCACTGGGCTACACCATGCAGGTGGACGAGGGCAACCACTACCTGATGAGCAAGGAAGAGCTGGAAAACAAGATCGCTACCCTTACCGGCGGACGCGCCGCCGAGGAAGTGGTGTTCCGATCCATCACCACCGGTGCCTCCAACGATATCGAGCAGGCCACCAAGCTTGCCCGCGCCATGCTTACCCGCTACGGCATGAGCAAGGATTTTGACATGGTGGCGCTGGAGACCGTGAACAACCAGTATCTGGGCGGCGACACCTCGCTGGCCTGCTCGGCGCAGACCCAGCGCGAGATCGACCAGAAGGTGGTGGAGCTGGTCAAGGCCCAGCACGAAAAGGCCATCCGCATCCTGACCGACAACCGCGCCAAGCTGGACGAGCTGGCACAGTATCTGTACCAGAAGGAGACCATCACCGGCGAGGAGTTCATGGAGATCCTGAACCGGGAACCGGCACAGGCCCAGTGACCCCGGCGGCAGAGCTTCCAAAAAATTTTTTTAGCCCGCTGCAATAATTCCGCCGCCGCATCCGTTTATAAGACAGATGCGGCGGTTTTGTATTACACCGC is part of the Faecalibacterium sp. HTF-F genome and harbors:
- the ftsH gene encoding ATP-dependent zinc metalloprotease FtsH codes for the protein MKEVKPSKKPLAIYYAIVLAVLLLLNLVLLPWMSERQVEEVDYGTFMTMTEEKNIGRVDIESNQIIFTDKEEKQVYKTGLMNDPELTQRLYDAGAQFSSEIVEQGSPMLNFLIWFLLPILLFSFIGNQMNKKLMEKAGGGPGAMMFGGVGKSNAKVYVQSTHGIRFADVAGEDEAKENLQEIVDYLHDPGKYESIGASMPKGILLVGPPGTGKTMLAKAVAGESNVPFFSISGSEFVEMFVGMGASKVRDLFRQAKEKAPCIVFIDEIDAIGQKRNSGNLGGNDEREQTLNQLLTEMDGFEGNTGVIILAATNRPDSLDPALTRPGRFDRRVPVELPDLKGREEILKVHAKKVALAPGIDFNTVARMASGASGAELANIVNEAALRAVRAGRKSVTQADLEESIEVVIAGYQKKNSILTDKEKCIVAYHEIGHALVAAKQSNSAPVQKITIIPRTSGALGYTMQVDEGNHYLMSKEELENKIATLTGGRAAEEVVFRSITTGASNDIEQATKLARAMLTRYGMSKDFDMVALETVNNQYLGGDTSLACSAQTQREIDQKVVELVKAQHEKAIRILTDNRAKLDELAQYLYQKETITGEEFMEILNREPAQAQ